A region of Desulfonispora thiosulfatigenes DSM 11270 DNA encodes the following proteins:
- a CDS encoding SufB/SufD family protein: MPLSVIDKKILKEVADLHEVPSGAYNIRKNGEAAGRNTTANIDIVPKKDKPGIDIIIKPGTKGESVHIPVILSEDLNDMVYNTFEIGANSDVTIVAGCGIHNGSSKKAQHDGIHELFIRKGARMKYVEKHYGEGDGSGERVLNPKTFIEVEEGGVAELEMVQIKGVDKTKRDTEVILHKDARLIVSERLLTADKQSAESNILVELKGKDATAQILSRSVAQDDSKQIFHLNMRGYEECRGHIQCDSIIMGQAQVSSIPEITAFHSDAQLIHEAAIGKIASEQLIKLMTLGLTEKEAEDTILQGFLK, translated from the coding sequence ATGCCGTTAAGTGTGATCGATAAGAAGATTTTAAAAGAAGTCGCTGATTTGCACGAAGTACCAAGTGGTGCCTATAATATTCGAAAGAACGGAGAAGCGGCAGGGCGCAATACTACAGCAAACATTGATATTGTGCCTAAAAAGGATAAACCCGGGATTGACATTATTATTAAGCCAGGAACTAAGGGAGAAAGCGTGCATATTCCTGTTATTCTTTCGGAAGATTTAAATGATATGGTTTATAATACGTTTGAAATTGGTGCGAATTCTGATGTAACTATAGTAGCAGGTTGTGGGATTCATAATGGAAGTAGTAAAAAAGCACAGCATGATGGCATTCATGAATTATTTATTCGCAAAGGCGCAAGGATGAAGTATGTGGAAAAACACTATGGTGAAGGGGATGGCAGTGGAGAACGCGTTTTAAATCCCAAAACTTTCATAGAAGTAGAAGAGGGTGGCGTTGCCGAATTGGAGATGGTCCAGATCAAGGGTGTGGACAAAACAAAACGGGATACAGAAGTTATTCTGCACAAAGATGCCCGCTTAATTGTTTCTGAAAGATTGCTCACAGCGGACAAGCAAAGTGCTGAATCTAATATTTTGGTGGAACTAAAGGGTAAAGATGCTACAGCTCAAATCCTTTCCCGTTCAGTAGCGCAGGATGATTCTAAACAGATTTTCCATTTAAACATGCGGGGCTATGAGGAGTGCCGCGGACATATACAGTGTGATTCTATTATTATGGGTCAGGCTCAAGTGTCTTCAATTCCTGAAATTACTGCCTTTCATTCCGATGCTCAATTAATTCACGAAGCTGCCATAGGCAAAATTGCCTCTGAGCAATTGATTAAGCTGATGACTTTAGGACTTACAGAAAAAGAAGCAGAAGATACGATTTTACAAGGATTTTTGAAGTAG
- a CDS encoding ABC transporter ATP-binding protein — protein sequence MLELINVGLTLEGDNGEVQILKEINLKLEQKKIYVVTGPNGGGKSSIAKVIMGIYPATSGEILIDSANITKESITERARLGIGYAFQQPPRFKGMKVRDMLELAAGDNNVNPCDLLFDVGLCAQDYLDREINASFSGGELKRLEIASVLARKLKVALFDEPEAGIDLWSFQKLTETFERLNEKYDTTIVIISHQERILKLADQVIVVANGKISEITDKDKILGEIEHLDTACRCRNACEIGGKANAVKCDR from the coding sequence ATGCTGGAATTAATAAATGTGGGTTTGACTCTAGAGGGTGATAATGGAGAGGTCCAAATTCTAAAGGAAATTAACTTAAAGTTAGAACAAAAAAAGATTTATGTAGTGACTGGCCCTAATGGGGGCGGTAAATCTTCCATTGCTAAAGTTATTATGGGTATATATCCAGCAACCTCAGGAGAAATTTTAATAGATTCTGCAAATATTACGAAAGAGAGTATTACCGAAAGAGCTAGACTAGGAATAGGTTATGCTTTTCAGCAGCCTCCCCGGTTTAAAGGGATGAAGGTCAGAGATATGCTAGAATTAGCAGCAGGTGATAACAATGTTAATCCTTGTGATCTTCTTTTTGATGTGGGCTTATGTGCACAGGATTATTTAGATCGCGAGATTAATGCTAGCTTTTCTGGTGGTGAATTAAAGCGTTTGGAGATTGCTAGTGTTTTGGCACGCAAATTAAAAGTTGCTTTATTTGATGAACCTGAAGCAGGAATCGACCTGTGGAGCTTTCAGAAATTAACAGAAACCTTTGAAAGATTAAATGAAAAGTATGACACTACGATTGTTATTATATCTCACCAAGAACGTATCCTTAAGTTGGCTGATCAAGTTATTGTAGTCGCTAATGGAAAAATTAGTGAAATTACAGATAAAGATAAGATACTAGGTGAAATTGAACATCTAGATACGGCCTGTCGTTGCCGCAATGCTTGTGAAATAGGAGGTAAAGCAAATGCCGTTAAGTGTGATCGATAA
- a CDS encoding damage-control phosphatase ARMT1 family protein, whose translation MKIYYDCLPCLLRQAIDTVKLVTNNKSVQEKVIKEIMNDMASFNFNETPPFMASLIQSKIKKMLNIDDPYKEIKDKFNHSALKLSADSRKLIDNSSDKLETAIRISIAGNIIDFGVYSDLTEEDVKKTINDCLNRKIIFNKVEELKERIDRAEKILFLGDNAGEIVFDKLLIENLPIEKITYVVKKEPALNDSTMFDAAQIGMNKLVKVIDNGSNVPGTDLKQCSAEFLIEYEKSDLIISKGQGNYETLSDDKNKEIFFLLKAKCPVIADNLGCKVGDIVLKRNR comes from the coding sequence ATGAAAATATATTATGACTGTTTACCTTGTTTATTAAGACAGGCAATAGACACGGTTAAATTAGTTACTAATAATAAAAGCGTTCAAGAAAAGGTAATTAAAGAAATAATGAATGATATGGCAAGTTTTAATTTTAATGAAACTCCGCCATTTATGGCAAGTTTAATTCAGTCTAAAATTAAAAAAATGTTAAATATAGATGATCCTTATAAAGAAATAAAAGATAAATTCAATCATTCAGCTTTAAAATTATCGGCTGATTCAAGGAAATTAATTGATAACAGTTCCGACAAACTAGAAACAGCTATTAGAATTTCTATTGCCGGAAATATTATAGATTTTGGTGTATATTCTGATTTAACAGAAGAGGATGTTAAAAAAACTATAAATGATTGTCTAAATCGCAAAATAATTTTTAATAAAGTAGAGGAGTTAAAAGAAAGAATAGACAGAGCAGAGAAGATACTATTTCTAGGGGACAATGCAGGAGAAATTGTATTTGATAAACTTTTAATAGAAAATTTGCCTATAGAGAAAATAACCTATGTTGTAAAGAAAGAACCAGCACTAAATGACTCCACAATGTTTGATGCAGCACAGATAGGAATGAATAAATTAGTGAAGGTTATAGATAATGGTAGTAATGTTCCTGGGACAGATTTAAAGCAATGTTCTGCAGAATTTCTTATTGAATATGAAAAATCTGATTTAATTATATCTAAAGGCCAAGGGAATTATGAAACTTTAAGTGATGATAAAAATAAAGAGATCTTCTTTTTATTAAAAGCAAAATGTCCTGTAATCGCAGATAATTTAGGTTGTAAGGTTGGAGATATAGTCTTAAAAAGAAATAGGTGA
- a CDS encoding DnaJ domain-containing protein — MSLIKKIIGKAIYVIAKALDVLMDSLIQIIETMVSFIISLTKSITKGCFALLSMGGCLIVLLFASSLTIRVLMDPFALFIVVFLLAFPVLGTRLVSYLKYLKYITTEFLFNLANYLMDQKKYQYKAFNEYKVAYKKAEEERRREEQRHFYEQQRKREEQFKQQWYQQNSQRWQGSYGNYSGYGDSYINPSVDLKTKYKKSCDILGVPYDADKEQFKMAYRKKAKEYHPDLNKDPDAAKKFQEIKDAYEFLNDNMKEV; from the coding sequence ATGAGTTTAATCAAGAAAATAATAGGTAAAGCTATATATGTAATAGCTAAGGCACTAGATGTTTTAATGGATAGTTTAATACAAATAATAGAGACCATGGTTTCATTTATAATAAGTCTTACTAAAAGTATAACTAAAGGCTGTTTTGCTTTATTGAGTATGGGTGGCTGTTTAATAGTTTTACTATTTGCTAGTTCATTGACGATTAGAGTATTAATGGATCCTTTTGCGCTATTTATTGTAGTTTTCTTACTAGCATTTCCCGTGCTAGGCACAAGATTAGTATCTTATTTGAAGTATTTGAAATATATTACAACAGAGTTTTTATTTAATCTTGCTAATTACTTGATGGATCAGAAAAAATATCAGTATAAAGCTTTTAATGAATATAAAGTTGCATATAAAAAGGCAGAAGAGGAACGAAGAAGAGAGGAACAACGCCATTTTTATGAGCAACAAAGAAAAAGAGAAGAACAATTTAAACAACAATGGTATCAACAAAATTCTCAAAGATGGCAGGGTAGCTATGGTAATTATAGCGGTTATGGAGATAGTTATATAAATCCTTCAGTCGATTTGAAGACAAAATATAAAAAAAGCTGTGATATTTTAGGTGTACCTTATGATGCAGATAAAGAACAATTTAAAATGGCATATAGAAAAAAGGCAAAAGAGTATCATCCAGATTTGAATAAAGATCCAGATGCAGCCAAGAAGTTTCAAGAAATCAAAGATGCATATGAGTTTTTAAATGATAATATGAAGGAAGTATGA
- a CDS encoding SDR family oxidoreductase, with protein MKLKDKIVLITGSSRGIGAEIAQSFAKEGAIVVVNYLKNKEAAEKVVKACKDFGGDAWSIQADVTCESSVREMVDEIILEVGKIDVLVNNAFKSYVFSPENRKLAWELSWEDYQSQIDGSLRSTHNVCQAVFRNMKMKNQGSIINIVSDLVARPTIPYHEYTTAKAALVGYSRNLAAELGQFGIRVNCVAPGLVYPTDASRDTKEEVKEMLIAQTPLKRIASPKDIAGPVLFLASDWSRFMTGQTLYVDGGLVMS; from the coding sequence ATGAAATTAAAGGATAAGATTGTTCTTATTACTGGATCAAGTAGAGGCATAGGGGCTGAAATTGCTCAGTCTTTCGCAAAAGAAGGCGCGATTGTGGTAGTTAATTATCTTAAAAATAAAGAAGCAGCAGAAAAGGTTGTTAAAGCATGTAAGGACTTTGGGGGTGATGCATGGTCTATTCAAGCAGATGTAACCTGTGAAAGTTCTGTTAGGGAAATGGTCGATGAGATTATTTTAGAGGTAGGAAAAATTGATGTTTTAGTAAACAACGCTTTTAAATCATATGTATTTAGTCCTGAAAATCGCAAACTTGCTTGGGAACTAAGCTGGGAGGATTATCAATCTCAAATAGACGGTTCTTTGCGCTCAACCCACAATGTCTGTCAGGCTGTTTTTAGAAATATGAAAATGAAAAATCAGGGTAGTATTATAAATATTGTTTCAGACTTAGTAGCACGACCTACTATTCCTTATCATGAATATACAACAGCAAAAGCAGCCCTTGTTGGGTACAGTCGTAATCTGGCGGCAGAGTTAGGTCAATTTGGTATTCGTGTTAATTGTGTTGCACCAGGGTTAGTATATCCGACAGATGCTAGTCGAGACACTAAAGAAGAAGTAAAAGAAATGCTGATTGCCCAAACACCTCTTAAAAGAATTGCATCACCTAAGGATATAGCAGGACCTGTCCTATTTTTAGCTTCTGACTGGAGCCGTTTTATGACGGGGCAAACATTATATGTTGATGGTGGATTGGTCATGTCATAG
- a CDS encoding ABC transporter permease, with amino-acid sequence MKKVEYYSFLLFVILLISWEIIARPMSDLVLPTPTVILSVLWDGLKSGYFMSHFLHTSIEVILGLLIGCTTGFVFGVLMGEIDFLRRLLYPYVIASQAVPKLALAPLFIVWFGFGMTSKVVITALICFFPLLENTVTAIQYTDSNKKDLFYILGATRLQTLIRLKIPAGLPAIMSGLRVAVVLAVVGAVIGEFIGGNVGLGAMIIASQSMMDTPLMFSILILLTIMGMFLYQGVSLIERLLLKPYLKGRRK; translated from the coding sequence ATGAAAAAGGTTGAATACTATTCTTTTTTACTTTTTGTAATTTTATTAATTAGCTGGGAAATTATAGCCAGACCTATGTCGGATCTTGTTCTTCCGACTCCAACAGTTATACTTTCAGTTTTATGGGATGGTTTAAAAAGTGGCTATTTTATGTCTCATTTTCTACATACAAGTATTGAAGTAATATTAGGATTATTGATTGGTTGTACTACGGGGTTTGTTTTTGGGGTATTAATGGGAGAAATTGATTTTTTAAGAAGGCTTTTATATCCTTATGTTATTGCGAGCCAAGCAGTGCCTAAATTAGCCTTAGCTCCACTATTTATTGTATGGTTTGGTTTTGGAATGACTTCTAAGGTAGTTATCACTGCTTTAATATGTTTCTTTCCGCTTTTAGAAAATACAGTAACTGCAATCCAGTATACTGATTCGAATAAGAAAGATTTGTTTTACATCTTGGGAGCCACACGGCTACAAACTCTTATTCGTTTAAAGATACCTGCTGGATTGCCTGCAATTATGTCAGGGCTTAGGGTGGCAGTTGTATTAGCGGTAGTTGGAGCCGTTATTGGTGAGTTTATAGGGGGAAATGTAGGGCTAGGCGCAATGATTATAGCTTCTCAAAGTATGATGGATACTCCTCTTATGTTTTCCATTCTAATACTACTTACAATTATGGGGATGTTTCTCTATCAAGGAGTAAGCCTCATTGAGCGATTATTATTAAAACCATATTTGAAAGGGAGAAGGAAATGA
- a CDS encoding ABC transporter ATP-binding protein — MSFLTLSNIHYCYKEFDFAIKDVSWQVNEGEFHSLLGKSGCGKTTLLKLAAGLLKPDEGKIYLKREEVFKPSSQIGYVFQSPTLLEWKTVIDNVLLPISLQRKPSKEELNYAEELLQLVGIISHKDKYPTELSGGQQSRVAIARALIQKPIMLFLDEPFAALDAITREEIQDDLLKLCKMEKTTVLFITHDITEAVYLSDHIAIISEGEIIRSLRVNLPKERSFQMRYEPYFNDLCLDIRKSLGGG; from the coding sequence TTGAGTTTTTTGACACTGAGTAATATTCATTATTGTTACAAAGAGTTTGATTTTGCAATTAAAGATGTTAGCTGGCAAGTTAATGAAGGGGAATTTCACTCTCTATTGGGTAAAAGCGGATGCGGAAAAACTACTTTACTAAAGCTGGCAGCAGGTCTTTTGAAACCTGACGAGGGTAAAATATATCTTAAGAGGGAAGAAGTTTTTAAGCCTTCATCTCAGATTGGTTATGTTTTTCAATCACCGACCCTTTTAGAATGGAAAACCGTTATTGATAATGTACTGTTGCCAATTTCACTTCAAAGAAAGCCAAGCAAGGAAGAATTAAACTATGCAGAGGAGCTGCTCCAGTTAGTAGGTATTATTTCCCATAAGGATAAATATCCCACAGAGTTATCTGGTGGACAGCAAAGTAGAGTAGCCATTGCAAGGGCTCTCATTCAAAAACCTATCATGTTATTTTTAGATGAGCCCTTTGCTGCCCTAGATGCAATTACAAGAGAAGAAATACAGGATGATTTATTAAAGCTTTGTAAAATGGAGAAAACGACTGTACTTTTTATCACTCATGATATTACTGAAGCTGTTTACTTATCTGACCATATAGCAATAATATCAGAAGGTGAGATTATCCGTAGCCTAAGAGTGAATCTTCCAAAAGAACGCAGTTTTCAGATGAGATATGAGCCGTATTTCAATGATTTATGCTTGGATATTCGCAAGTCCCTAGGTGGAGGTTGA
- a CDS encoding acyl-CoA reductase has translation MIEKAGYLPLSFQEKLEWQTLTFKREREILEIEIPILSEEQLSAVAEMIKKNSRTVLKSFTVNQIINILDQTIAKFLDKSSYYRQKAEKLLPIITGYNEEIIRLGLTSYLKTFRKPQLYRFLTEDFENPMLLDDFQPRPKGGFSKAVGQDLVVHIWAGNVPALPIWSLISSLMVKSGNIGKVSSNEPLFAGLFVQALVEIEPRLADCVAIVWWKGGDKVRESRIFSKADLVVGYGSNQSLASLREQIPITTRFLPFGHKISFGMVSNAALDARKAVQAAHDAANDIIRYDQQGCYSPHFFFVEKGGSVSPKEFARYVAYELACFEERYPKRELSIEEMTANAAWQNREELSILHEPMKEIISNSSNDWTVVYEEDCSQLIPSCLNRVIKIIAVDQLDEIIEYIEPFRSLLQTVGIAATPEELFSISDLLAKAGVTRITALGNMTSPESGWHHDGRFNLSDLVNIVDIEHSAEDYSEKFALYVD, from the coding sequence ATGATAGAAAAGGCCGGCTATTTACCCCTTAGCTTCCAAGAAAAGCTGGAATGGCAGACTTTGACTTTTAAAAGGGAAAGGGAAATATTGGAAATAGAAATACCTATACTTTCAGAGGAGCAGCTTTCTGCCGTGGCAGAGATGATTAAAAAGAATAGCAGAACTGTACTTAAATCATTTACTGTAAACCAAATTATCAACATTTTAGATCAAACTATAGCAAAGTTTCTCGATAAAAGTTCATATTATAGGCAGAAGGCAGAAAAACTGCTGCCTATTATTACTGGGTATAATGAGGAAATTATTCGTTTAGGTCTTACGTCATATTTAAAAACCTTTCGCAAACCGCAGCTCTATCGATTCTTGACGGAAGATTTTGAAAATCCTATGCTTTTAGATGATTTTCAACCTAGGCCAAAAGGTGGTTTTTCAAAGGCAGTAGGACAAGATCTTGTAGTTCATATCTGGGCGGGAAATGTACCGGCTCTTCCTATATGGAGTCTTATATCTAGTCTTATGGTGAAATCAGGAAATATCGGTAAGGTTTCAAGTAATGAACCTTTATTTGCGGGGTTATTTGTTCAAGCATTGGTAGAAATAGAACCTAGATTAGCTGATTGTGTCGCAATTGTTTGGTGGAAAGGGGGAGACAAAGTTCGTGAGAGTAGGATTTTCAGTAAGGCTGACCTAGTAGTTGGTTATGGGAGTAATCAATCATTAGCTTCACTTAGAGAACAAATTCCTATTACAACTAGGTTTCTCCCATTTGGTCATAAAATTAGTTTTGGGATGGTCTCAAATGCGGCTTTAGATGCACGAAAAGCCGTTCAAGCTGCTCATGATGCGGCAAATGATATTATTCGATATGATCAACAAGGATGCTATTCACCTCATTTTTTCTTTGTTGAAAAGGGTGGAAGCGTTTCTCCGAAGGAATTTGCCAGATATGTTGCTTACGAACTGGCATGTTTTGAGGAAAGGTATCCTAAAAGAGAATTATCCATAGAAGAGATGACAGCTAATGCTGCTTGGCAAAACAGAGAAGAGCTCAGCATTCTTCACGAACCAATGAAAGAAATAATTAGTAATTCATCAAATGACTGGACTGTTGTCTATGAAGAAGATTGTAGTCAACTAATACCTAGTTGTTTAAATAGAGTTATTAAAATTATTGCTGTAGATCAACTTGATGAAATTATTGAATATATTGAACCGTTTCGTTCTCTTTTACAAACAGTAGGTATTGCAGCAACGCCAGAAGAACTTTTCTCCATTTCAGACTTATTAGCTAAAGCAGGGGTTACTCGTATAACCGCGCTTGGAAACATGACTTCTCCTGAATCAGGTTGGCATCATGATGGACGGTTTAATTTAAGTGATTTAGTCAACATAGTAGACATCGAACATAGTGCAGAGGATTATTCTGAGAAATTTGCTCTATACGTTGATTAG
- a CDS encoding long-chain fatty acid--CoA ligase, whose protein sequence is MSEQEVINYVSKFIVQGHASDEQFNELALYLYAYHYKHNLPYQKYCRLKGITPRTVKTWRQIPPVPVDAFKDFSLSCINPDKAERIFMTSGTTQGIRGKHYHPNLYLYDLSMKYNFRERFMGKNEKIHMGILFPTEEEMPNSSLAHYLAFALQEFGTEHSSYFIDDNGLKIEYLIEKLEHFEKSGEPCALLGASYSFVHILDELEKMGKVFNLPKESRILDTGGFKNQSREMNLDNFYNRLSSCFGVDRKNCINMYGMTELSTQFYDNGNMVIPSIKSGPHWIKTRVINPITGQDVPKGEKGLLVHCDLANFNSVTTILTEDIGVEVENGFLLLGRSEGAEAKGCSIAVEEFIQAKKGVSL, encoded by the coding sequence ATGAGTGAACAAGAAGTAATTAATTATGTCAGTAAATTTATTGTTCAAGGACATGCTTCAGATGAGCAATTTAATGAGCTTGCTTTGTATCTATATGCTTATCATTATAAGCATAATCTACCTTATCAAAAATATTGTCGTCTAAAGGGAATTACCCCAAGAACAGTGAAAACATGGAGACAGATTCCTCCGGTGCCAGTTGATGCTTTTAAAGATTTTTCCTTAAGTTGTATCAATCCTGATAAAGCTGAAAGGATTTTTATGACTAGTGGCACAACGCAAGGGATTCGTGGAAAACATTATCATCCTAACTTGTATTTATATGATTTGTCCATGAAATATAATTTTAGAGAACGCTTTATGGGAAAAAATGAAAAAATTCACATGGGAATTCTTTTTCCGACAGAAGAAGAGATGCCAAATTCATCTCTAGCTCATTATCTGGCTTTTGCTCTACAGGAATTTGGAACAGAGCATAGTTCCTATTTTATTGATGATAATGGTTTAAAGATAGAATATCTTATAGAAAAATTAGAACATTTTGAAAAGTCAGGAGAGCCTTGTGCGTTATTAGGTGCAAGCTATAGTTTCGTACATATATTAGATGAATTAGAAAAGATGGGAAAAGTATTTAATCTGCCTAAAGAGAGTAGAATTCTCGATACAGGAGGATTTAAAAATCAATCAAGAGAGATGAATTTGGATAACTTTTATAACCGTCTTTCGAGTTGCTTTGGAGTTGATAGGAAAAATTGTATCAACATGTATGGTATGACGGAGCTGAGTACCCAGTTTTATGATAATGGAAACATGGTAATTCCTTCAATAAAGTCTGGACCTCATTGGATAAAAACTAGGGTCATTAACCCTATAACAGGACAAGATGTACCTAAAGGGGAAAAAGGTTTACTTGTTCATTGTGATTTAGCTAATTTTAACTCGGTGACCACCATTCTTACTGAAGATATAGGGGTAGAAGTAGAAAATGGTTTTCTTCTGTTGGGCAGGTCAGAAGGTGCAGAAGCCAAAGGTTGCTCTATTGCAGTTGAGGAATTTATTCAGGCAAAGAAAGGAGTATCTCTATGA